In a genomic window of Candidatus Polarisedimenticolaceae bacterium:
- a CDS encoding nucleotide disphospho-sugar-binding domain-containing protein: MKVLLAALGSAGDVFPVVGIGAELRARGHDVLVVTNPWFEATIRGEGLGFAPMGTADEYRRTSANPDLWNPRKAFAVVVRDGVVPAQGIVYDAIAKTKPDVVAATSLCLGARTARDKLGVPLVTLHMQPSILRSVEAPPYFPELPMPAWYPRFVVKGLFRLSDFLVIDPAIGPPLTEHRRSLGLPPVKRPFEAWIHSPDLVLGLFPDWFAAPPSDWPRVFETTGFVGYDGGAAAADRLDPHVESFLAAGSTPVVITPGSANVHGREFFAAAMAACVALGRRALLLTPHEEQLPHTLPAGMAHAKYLPFSAVLPRAAAFVHHGGIGSLSQGLAAGVPQLLMPMAHDQPDNAVRAERLGVAAWIPARRWKAAAIAPALDRLLGDPEVSEACRSLAPRVAFAASRRQAANAILRVAR, encoded by the coding sequence ATGAAGGTCCTCCTCGCCGCCCTCGGCAGCGCCGGCGACGTCTTCCCGGTCGTCGGCATCGGCGCGGAGCTTCGCGCGCGCGGCCACGACGTGCTCGTCGTCACGAATCCCTGGTTCGAGGCGACGATCCGGGGCGAGGGGCTCGGGTTCGCCCCGATGGGGACGGCCGACGAGTATCGGCGCACCTCCGCGAACCCCGATCTGTGGAACCCGCGCAAGGCCTTCGCCGTGGTCGTACGGGACGGCGTGGTCCCGGCGCAGGGCATCGTGTACGACGCGATCGCGAAGACGAAACCGGACGTCGTCGCGGCGACCTCGCTGTGTCTGGGCGCGCGCACCGCCCGCGACAAGCTCGGCGTGCCGCTCGTGACGCTGCACATGCAGCCGAGCATCCTGCGCTCCGTCGAGGCGCCGCCGTATTTCCCGGAGCTGCCGATGCCCGCGTGGTATCCGCGCTTCGTGGTGAAGGGGTTGTTCCGACTCTCCGACTTCCTCGTGATCGATCCCGCGATCGGCCCGCCGTTGACCGAGCACCGCCGAAGCCTCGGCCTTCCGCCGGTCAAGCGGCCGTTCGAGGCCTGGATCCACTCTCCCGACCTCGTGCTCGGGTTGTTCCCGGACTGGTTCGCGGCTCCGCCGTCGGATTGGCCGCGCGTCTTCGAGACGACGGGGTTCGTCGGGTACGACGGCGGCGCCGCCGCCGCCGACCGGCTCGACCCCCACGTGGAGTCGTTCCTCGCCGCGGGCTCCACTCCCGTCGTGATCACTCCGGGATCCGCCAACGTGCACGGGAGGGAGTTCTTCGCCGCGGCGATGGCGGCCTGCGTCGCGCTGGGGCGTCGCGCCCTGCTCCTCACCCCTCACGAGGAGCAGCTGCCGCACACCCTCCCGGCGGGGATGGCTCACGCGAAGTACCTCCCCTTCAGCGCCGTGCTCCCCAGGGCGGCGGCGTTCGTCCATCACGGAGGGATCGGCTCGTTGTCGCAGGGACTGGCCGCGGGAGTGCCGCAGCTGCTGATGCCGATGGCGCACGACCAGCCCGACAACGCGGTTCGCGCGGAGCGGCTGGGCGTGGCGGCATGGATCCCCGCGCGGCGATGGAAGGCGGCGGCGATCGCTCCGGCGCTCGACCGGCTCCTCGGCGACCCGGAGGTCTCCGAGGCGTGCCGCTCGCTCGCGCCGCGTGTCGCGTTCGCCGCCTCGCGGCGGCAGGCCGCGAACGCGATCCTGCGGGTCGCGCGCTAG